TGGTTAAAGCTACTGTGTGAATGTATAGAAAACGGACCCCAGGATGGGCAGCTCAGTCTCCAAGATGGCGTTCTCCTGTTGCTCTTTTACGCAATGATTGGTAGGAGCAGCAAGAATTTAAGAATCTTGAGTCGCCACGACAAGGTTAATAATCAGAAATCCAGAAAGAATGATGTAACATCTCTTCAACTAGTTGAAAAAATAGGTCGACTCCAGAACTTCCCTCAGGTCAAAATCTCCTCGTTCTGGCAATGGAGGGAAGTTTAGGTTGGGGAAGGACTTTTGGAAACCCTCCAACAACTGTGAACGAATAGAAACAATTAGTAATCTTAACAATTTTTCCTTTCAGGACTCGAACAAGTCTTGCAcagaatattacataaatggCCACTGAGTGCAGAAACTAGTAAAGCTGATGGTTTCGCAGCACTTTTAGCTTAAATAAACCCAACTATTTACAGGGAGGCAAACTggatatgatttttaatttggatGAAACAAGTAATGTCGTCAAGAAATGACATTTTATTGCTAAAAGTAGGGCATGAGTCGAAGTGCACCAGTGCAGAGGATATGACATTTTTATATGAGTTGAAAATCAGATATGGTAGTTAAAAGAGCTTACATTCTCCAAAATTGGTGCCTCGTAGAGTTCAACAAACTTTTCTCTGAGAATCATGTTCATTTTGTCCACATCACATGCATGAGTCCAATATGAATCATGCACACCTGGAATCAAATCATGGTGGGAGTTATTAGACTTATGCAGTGGTATTTTAGAATAATCACTAGCAGAAAA
Above is a window of Sesamum indicum cultivar Zhongzhi No. 13 unplaced genomic scaffold, S_indicum_v1.0 C01096, whole genome shotgun sequence DNA encoding:
- the LOC105155265 gene encoding DNA-directed RNA polymerase 1A; this translates as MMMTAIACSEAGLSFAGVHDSYWTHACDVDKMNMILREKFVELYEAPILENLLEGFQKSFPNLNFPPLPERGDFDLREVLESTYFFN